Proteins found in one Pelmatolapia mariae isolate MD_Pm_ZW linkage group LG7, Pm_UMD_F_2, whole genome shotgun sequence genomic segment:
- the spout1 gene encoding putative methyltransferase C9orf114 homolog: MSSSVAVKRPNLGSSQPVEKVDWKKRKAEIKEAKKQRKEAKLIKRLEKQKQQEAAEKAETELSQSKKGRAYTVSLALPGSILDNAQSPELRTYLAGQIARACVVFSVDEIVVFDERGEDVKSVEGEFSGVGKRGHGCIQLARILQYLECPQYLRKAFFPKHQDLQYAGLLNPLDSPHHMRIDEESDYREGVVVDRPTKQTKGSFVDCGMRKEVQIDKQLQPGLRVTVRLSKTQNPEGKVYKGVVVAPHVPRTEGGYYWGYSVRLASCLSAVFTESPFKGGYDLTIGTSERGSNADQASLTPFKHLLVVFGGLQGLEASLDADQKLDVTDPSVLFDLYLNTCPGQGSRTIRTEEAILISMAALRPKITAAVSSSSASLES; the protein is encoded by the exons TAAAGGAGGCTAAGAAGCAAAGGAAAGAGGCCAAGCTGATCAAACGactagaaaaacagaaacagcaagAGGCTGCTGAGAAAGCAGAAACTGAACTGAGCCAAAGCAAAAAAG GTCGGGCTTACACGGTGAGTCTGGCTCTGCCGGGGTCTATCCTGGATAATGCTCAGTCTCCTGAACTTCGCACGTACCTGGCCGGACAGATCGCCCGCGCCTGCGTCGTTTTCTCTGTTGATGAGATCGTAGTGTTTGATGAACGAGGGGAAGATGTCAA GAGTGTGGAGGGAGAGTTTAGCGGTGTTGGGAAGAGGGGACACGGTTGCATTCAACTTGCCAGAATACTTCAGTATCTGGAATGTCCACA ATATCTGCGCAAGGCCTTCTTCCCAAAGCATCAAGATTTACAGTACGCAG GTTTGCTTAACCCTCTAGACAGTCCTCACCACATGAGGATAGACGAGGAATCTGACTACAGGGAAGGCGTCGTGGTCGACAGGCCTACCAAACAGACCAAAGGGTCGTTTGTCGACTGTGGAATGAGAAAG GAAGTTCAGATTGATAAGCAGCTGCAGCCTGGACTACGAGTCACAGTACGGCTCAGCAAGACACAAAATCCAG AAGGCAAAGTATATAAAGGTGTTGTCGTGGCTCCTCACGTGCCCAGGACTGAAGGTGGTTATTATTGGGGCTACAGTGTTCGTCTGGCATCTTGTCTCA GTGCAGTTTTCACTGAAAGCCCCTTTAAAGGAGGATATGATCTGACTATTGGTACGTCAGAAAGAGGCAGCAACGCGGACCAGGCATCACTGACGCCATTCAA ACATCTCTTGGTCGTTTTTGGAGGTCTTCAGGGATTGGAGGCCAGTTTAGATGCCGACCAAAAGCTGGATGTAACTGACCCCAGTGTTTTGTTTGACCTTTACCTCAACACGTGCCCCGGTCAGGGCAGCAGGACCATTCGTACCGAG GAGGCCATCTTAATTTCCATGGCGGCCCTGAGGCCAAAGATCACAGCTGCCGTTTCCAGCAGTAGTGCTTCATTAGAGAGTTGA